A genome region from Erigeron canadensis isolate Cc75 chromosome 3, C_canadensis_v1, whole genome shotgun sequence includes the following:
- the LOC122594003 gene encoding uncharacterized protein LOC122594003 encodes MAFEDIISGDTCIKVGLFILVQALVYLILSNSSNIFSKTAPSLRATSFRTVRSVSIRRIMAALSDLPAGGETSPSVKGSMALNRQDSVSTTHDHSS; translated from the coding sequence ATGGCTTTCGAGGACATCATATCCGGCGACACTTGCATCAAGGTAGGCTTGTTCATTCTTGTGCAAGCTCTTGTGTATCTAATTCTATCAAATTCTTCCAATATATTCTCAAAGACGGCCCCTAGTCTTCGTGCAACCAGTTTTAGAACAGTTAGGTCCGTTAGCATTCGACGAATAATGGCTGCTCTTTCTGACTTGCCAGCCGGTGGTGAGACTTCTCCTTCCGTCAAAGGCTCGATGGCTTTGAATAGACAAGACTCGGTTTCTACTACTCATGATCACTCTTCGTAG
- the LOC122592190 gene encoding E3 ubiquitin-protein ligase RNF126-like produces the protein MASTATTHRCNSSNPNDDNYGLSSPHFQRLITHHSTSSSKSTVKSITITPAFLATDKTNILCCAICKEDFLTNDQTKQLPCTHLYHSQCILPWLSDHTSCPLCRFQLPQNLVDATLLRESDSNRSLSMSDDEEGLDDETMLRIGFDNLDDQMYLEPVASSRISVAFPYYHQREPAEIDDDLQLFINDDDNGQLEWERELPPRSPNSESGVGGELEGIAPWDVWAHIGFWST, from the coding sequence ATGGCATCCACCGCCACAACTCACCGTTGCAACTCTTCAAACCCTAACGACGACAATTACGGACTCAGTAGCCCACACTTCCAACGCCTAATCACCCACCACTctacatcatcatcaaaatccacTGTCAAATCAATAACAATCACCCCCGCATTTCTCGCCACCGACAAAACCAATATCCTCTGTTGTGCTATCTGCAAAGAAGACTTTTTAACCAACGACCAAACCAAACAATTACCTTGTACACACCTTTATCATTCCCAATGTATCCTTCCGTGGCTCTCCGACCACACCTCCTGCCCCTTGTGTCGCTTTCAGTTGCCCCAAAACCTCGTTGACGCTACATTGTTACGAGAATCTGATTCTAATAGAAGTCTTTCTATGAGTGATGATGAGGAAGGTCTAGACGATGAGACCATGTTAAGGATTGGGTTTGATAACCTTGATGATCAAATGTATCTGGAGCCCGTTGCTAGTAGTCGTATTAGTGTTGCCTTTCCTTATTATCACCAAAGGGAGCCGGCTGAAATTGATGATGATCTTCAGTTGTTtataaatgatgatgataatggtcAGCTAGAGTGGGAAAGGGAGTTGCCGCCGCGTTCTCCGAATTCGGAAAGTGGTGTTGGTGGAGAGCTAGAAGGAATTGCTCCTTGGGATGTTTGGGCTCACATTGGATTTTGGTCTACTTAA
- the LOC122593196 gene encoding uncharacterized protein LOC122593196, whose protein sequence is MGVIIIDGSTVRSFVNDEPHFKSSVDTQFTSLDTNNDGVLSRSEMRKAFESMRLLETHFGVDIAMPPEELTKLYDSVFASFDGDHNGTVDKDEFRSEMKKIMLAVADGLGSSPIQMAVEDDDQSFLKQAADLEAAKLSGAGGS, encoded by the coding sequence ATGGGTGTAATCATAATCGACGGTTCGACAGTCCGTTCCTTCGTAAACGACGAACCCCACTTCAAATCAAGCGTCGACACACAGTTCACATCCTTGGACACCAACAACGACGGCGTTTTATCCCGGTCCGAGATGCGGAAAGCCTTCGAGTCCATGCGGTTGCTGGAAACCCACTTCGGGGTGGACATCGCCATGCCGCCTGAAGAACTAACTAAGCTGTATGATTCGGTGTTTGCGAGCTTTGATGGAGATCATAATGGTACTGTTGATAAAGATGAGTTTAGATCCGAGATGAAGAAGATCATGTTGGCTGTTGCTGATGGGTTGGGATCTTCGCCTATCCAGATGGCTGTTGAAGATGATGATCAGAGTTTCTTGAAACAGGCTGCCGATTTGGAAGCTGCTAAGTTATCTGGTGCTGGCGGTTCatga